The following are from one region of the Centropristis striata isolate RG_2023a ecotype Rhode Island chromosome 19, C.striata_1.0, whole genome shotgun sequence genome:
- the rnf208 gene encoding RING finger protein 208: MSCLRRQPVTIPMDTVKIIQSEKFPRECPVPVTQPRYAPPPRVAWDGGGEGEIIVNQACSDLTLEITGSPRPMVSPSAPMTRREQSFLAQRKTSANEICYHQFHYKMEDVIVNQYVLRSSSTSSSTSSSSSSGPVMPCEPLDCPTCGHTYNFAGKRPRILSCLHSVCEECLQILYESCPKYKFISCPTCRRETVLFTDYGLAALAINTSILSRLPSDPNGPVQWGGDADRSCYQTVRQYCQSACTCQIANPLSSCGIM; encoded by the coding sequence ATGTCCTGCCTAAGGCGTCAGCCAGTCACCATCCCCATGGACACCGTCAAGATCATCCAGTCGGAGAAGTTCCCCAGAGAGTGCCCTGTGCCCGTCACACAGCCGCGCTATGCCCCGCCCCCCAGAGTGGCGTGGGACGGCGGAGGTGAAGGCGAGATCATCGTCAACCAGGCCTGCAGCGACCTGACCCTGGAGATCACAGGGTCTCCCCGTCCAATGGTGTCCCCCTCGGCCCCCATGACGCGCAGGGAGCAGAGCTTCCTGGCGCAGCGCAAAACCAGTGCCAACGAAATCTGCTACCACCAGTTCCACTACAAGATGGAAGACGTTATAGTCAACCAGTACGTGTtgcgctcctcctccacctcctcctccacttcatcctcctcctcgtcgGGACCCGTGATGCCCTGCGAGCCCCTGGACTGCCCCACCTGCGGTCACACCTACAACTTCGCTGGCAAGCGTCCTCGGATCCTCTCCTGCCTGCACTCGGTGTGTGAGGAGTGCCTGCAGATCCTCTACGAGTCCTGTCCCAAGTACAAGTTCATCTCCTGCCCCACGTGCAGGCGTGAGACAGTGCTGTTCACTGACTATGGCCTGGCTGCTCTGGCCATCAACACCAGCATCCTGAGCCGCTTGCCCTCTGACCCCAACGGGCCCGTGCAGTGGGGCGGGGACGCAGACCGCAGCTGCTACCAGACTGTGCGCCAATACTGCCAGTCAGCCTGCACCTGCCAGATCGCCAACCCCTTGTCCTCCTGTGGCATCATGTAG